GCGGAAGTCCATGTTCGCAGTCCCTACAGAAGCAATTTCTCCGTCAACAATCAATGTTTTTGCATGAATGAACCCATTATCATAAATGAATATTTTTGCTCCTGTTTCCATTAATTCACCGGCGTAGTTAGTTGTTGCTCGGTAGACAAACGCATGGTCAGGTTTATTAGGAATCATCACACGAACATCCACTCCAGAAAGCGCCGCAATTTTGATGGCTTCAAGCAAACTCGCATCTGGAATAAAATAAGGAGATTGTAAGTATATTGTTTTTTTTGCTGCGTTAATCATTTTAATGTAGCCATTCTTAATTTGTTGCCATTCAGAATCTGGACCACTAGATACGATTTGCATGCTAGTATGCCCTTTCCCATGAAATGTCGGGAAATATCTTGCTTTGTAATCAATTTTATTCGTGGCAGATGCAGAATTCCAGTCCATAATAAAACGAGTTTGCATTGCATAAACTGCCTTGCCATGCACACGAAGATGCGTATCACGCCAGTAACCGAATTTTTTGGACAAACCTAAATATTCATCACCAATGTTGAAGCCACCAATATAACCAATATCACCATCTATGATTGCTAACTTTCGATGATTCCGATAGTTAAGTCGGAAATTAATGAGCGGCAACTTTGATGGGAAAAACGGCCTAACAAATCCACCATTTTCTTCAAACGTACGGAAAAATGATTTTTTCGTTGTCCGCGAGCCCATTGCATCATAAATTATTTTTACATTCAATCCTTCTGCAGCTTTCCTCTCTAACACTCGCATCAATCGATTTCCAAGTTCATCGGAATGGAAAATATAATAAATAATATGTATGTGATCTTTCGCTTTTTCTATGTCAGCAATAAGCGCATCAAATTTTTCATAACCATCCACATAAAGATCAACTTCATTATCTTGTGTTAAAATCGCCCCATCATTTACAAGTAGTAAGTAAATTAAATCACGATGTTTCTTCACATTTGGATCACTAAATGGAAATTCTTTTTGACGAATCATTTCTATTTGGTTTGCCGTTGATTCCTGAATACCGATTTTTTCTTGTCCCTTCCAATCAAAAATCTTCTTCCCAGATAATTTTCTACCAAAAATCAAGTAAATAATAAACCCAAATATTGGAACAAAAGTTAGGACTAGTAACCATGCCCAAGTTGCCGATGTATCACGTCTTTCTAAGAATACTGTCATTGCTGCAAAGAATACATTCAAAATTAGTAAAATCACTAATAAATAAGCTAACAGCCCCATTATGTTCCCCCTTTTCCTACACAAACTGATAGTAGTATCATATCATAAAATCATCATTTAGCCTATCACCGTTCGTTTTTTTACAGTAAGAAACCACTGACTCTCCATCAGTGGTTTCTTGGTTAAATATATGGAGCCGGGTCAATTGGCACACCGTTTTGATGGATTTCAAAATGAAGATGTTGCCCAGTCGATTGTCCAGTTGAACCCATTATGCCAATTGGTTGTCCTTGTGAAACTTGTTGACCAGCAACTACTTTCAAACTACCAGCTCGCATGTGTCCGTATAGTGTTTGGAAGCCGTTTCCGTGATCAATTTTGACGACATAACCATAACCACCAAAGCCACTACCAGATGCACCAAATCCTGAGAAAACAACAGTACCTGATGCTGCGGCTGATACTGTTACTGCCCCACCAGCTGCAATATCTTGACCTTTATGTGATTCATGCTGACCAGTTACAGGATTAGTACGGTCACTAAATCCAGATGTTAAAATTCCAGACGCTGGTTTAATAAATTGTCCCCCACCCGAACTTACATGACTTGGTGCACTGGCTGTTTCGGAGCTTGGCGCTTGGGCAACAGTAGTTTGACTTTGGCTGGATTTTTCGGCTTTAGCTTTAGCTGTTGCTTCTTGAATTCGTTTTTCTTCTGCTGCTTTAAGTGCTGCTTCTTGTTTAGCTTTTTCTCCAGCAATATTTGATGCCAGTTTTTTCTCTTCAGCTGTTAGAGAGCCTTGTTCACTAGCTAGTAATGACTGCTCAGTTTTAGTTAAATCTTTTTTGTTAGCAAGCGCCATGACTAGATCATTTTTTTCTTCTTTTTGACTTTCCATGTTGTTTTTAGAAACTTCTAAATCAACAGCAAGTTCTCTTAAGTTCTCTAATTTTTTTTGGGAACTACCTTCTGCGACCTTTAATTTATCTTGGTCATCTTTTTGATCTTGCATAATATTTTGGTCAGCGTTTACCATAGCTGATACAACAGTTACACGATCAACAAGTTCTTTAAAGTCACCAGCTTCAAAAATCATATCTAAGTAGGCGGTCGCTGTTCCAGATTTTTGAATAGCTCTTGCACGATTATCGAGTACCTCTTGCCGTTCTCTAATATCATTTCGCAATTTCTCAATATCTTTTTTTAATTGCTTTAGTTTCTTATTTTCAGACTCGACTTTATTTTCTTGTGCTTTTAACTTCTTATTCGTTTCATCAATGCTCTTTAAAAGCGCATCTAATTGTTTAGATGCATCTTGTTCTTCATTTTCTAAATCAGCTATTTCCGAATTTTTCGTATCTATATTTTTATCTATCTCTGATTTTTTTTGCTCGATTTCATTTTGTCGCTTTTGCATGTCACCAATTGAATCTGCTTGTACACTAAGTGGTGTAGAAACAATTAATAAGCTTAGTATTACTAATACCCCATATTTTTTGAACATAATAAGCTCCTTTTCTATTTTCGATATTATTAGGAACTTCTTAGTCTGTCATTAAGTTATCCTGTTTATTCCCTTTACCATATAAAAAAGCACCTTTGCTTATAAACGACAAAGGTGCTTTTTAACTTTTCAATAATTATTAAAAGCTAGCTACGCGACCATACCCTACAAGATATTTAGCCCAGTAACCACTAGTAATGTTGTCATATTTAACGCCATTGTTTTGCGCATTAATCATTTGACCACCACCAACATAAATCCCAACATGAGCAATTCCTCCACCATAGTTGAAGAATACTAAGTCACCTGGTTTTGCTTGGCTAGCACTTACTTTAGAAGCTGCTGCATATTGAGCACCAGAAGTTCTTGGAAGAGAGATACCAGCTGCACGGAAAGCGTAAGAAGTGAATCCAGAGCAATCAAATGCGCTTGGTCCAGTAGCTCCAAGGCTATAAGGTTTGCCAAGTTGCGCTTGTGCTGCAGAAATCATTGCCGAATATCCGCTACCAGATGGAGCAGGAGTACTTGGTGTTTCGTTACTGCTACTATTGTTATTTGATGAAGTAGATGATGTATTTTTACTTGAAGCTTTTGATTCATTAGATGAAGCATTTGCATTAGTTGTTGTTGCTTTTTCTTCTTGACCAACATTAGAAGATGTAGCTTCACGTAATGCAGTTGCACGAGCTGCTGCTTCTTTCGCTGCTTTATCACGTTCGCTTACTAGGCTAGCTTTTGCATTTTCAGCACTTGCTTGATCAGAAGCTAGTTGAGCAACGATTGCTTCTTTTTCAGCTTTTTGTGCTTCAATTTTATTTTGTTGTGCTTCATAATCATGGATAGCAGTTGCTTGTTCTTCTTGCTTTTTCTTTACTGCAGCTTGTTTTGTTTTCAATGCTTTTTCGTCTTTTTGTTGATCATCTAAAATTGATTTATCAGATTCAACTAATTGGTTCACTGCGGAAACACGACCGACTAAATCAGAAAGGTTCTCTGCATCTAAAACTACTTCAAGGTATGCGTTCGAGTTAGAAGTTTTTTGCATCGCACGAGCACGATCTTTTAAAACTGATTCACGCTCTTTAATACGTTCATTGATATCTTTAATATCTTGGTTAAGTTGTTTTAGTTCTTTGCCTGTTTTATCGAAGTCTGCTTGTAAAGATTTAGCCTTTTCTTGCGCTTTTTCAAGATCAGCTACCAAACCAGAAAGATCTGATTGTAAATCTGTTTTTTTAGACTTAATGTCATTGATTTTTTTGTCTTGGTTTTGGATGTCTGTATTCACGTCTGCAAAAACATTAGTAGTAAAAGCCGGCGTTAAACTGATAACTGCTGCGAGTGAAACCGCAATAAACGTATTCTTTTTCAAAAAGTTTACCTCCTAAAAAGCTCCCTAGCTTTTCTTTTAGTTTATTTTTATTTCAAGTGATTTTTAAATGTTAGACTTTCAAGAATCTCCGGATAGAGATTACGCTACCCCAAATCCCAATCAGTACGCCGATTGCAATAATCAAGCCACTAATTTGATAGGCAAACGGTGTTGGTGGTAAAAGTGAAAGTGAACTAGTCACTAATTTAGGATTTATCAGATTGTATACATTAACATAGCCTACAAATGTTAACACAACCGGGACAATCGAACCAATCAAGCCTAGCCATGCTCCTTCTAAAACGAAAGGCCAGCGTATGAACCAGTTGGTCGCTCCTACCAATTTCATAATTTCAATTTCTCTTCTACGGGAGAAAATCGCAATCTTAATGGTGTTTGATATTAAGAACATTGCTGTTAATAACAAACCAATGCTTAGTATGATACCAGCATATCGTCCCCATTTCAATGTATCAAACAACTTATCGACTGTTTTCTCGCCATACTCTACATTATCTACGTACTGTAATTTTTCGATTTTCTGAGCAATTGCTTTCGTTTGCGTTGGCTCTTTTGCCTCCACAACGAAAACGTCGTATAGTGGATTATCTTGTTTAAACAATTCGAAGTTTTTGCCGTATGCACCAACTAATTTCTTCAATTCATCATCCTTTGAAGAAAAAGTGACGCTATCAACTCCATCAATCTTCTCAATGTTTTTCTCAAGTTCTTGCTGCTGTTTCTTGTCTGCGCTTAGAGAAATATGTACGTTAATTTGTACATTGTTTTCTACATCTGTTGCAAGCTTGTTCATGTTGATCAATATTGCAAAAAACACGCTGACTAAGATAAGTGTAACTGTTACTGCACTTGCTGCTGCAAAGGTCATCCAACCATTCCGGTAAAGACTTTTAAAACTTTCTCTTATGTGTCTTCCTATTGTCCTAAATTTCATAACCATATTCTCCTTGCTGCTCATCACGAACGATTCGACCATTTTCGATAGCTATTACCCGATGCTTCAATGTGTTTACAATTTCTTTATTATGGGTAGCCATTACTATAGTCGTTCCGCGATTGCTTATTTCCTCAAGGATGTTCATGATTTCCCATGAAGTATCAGGATCCAGGTTTCCGGTCGGCTCATCTGCTATTAATACTTTAGGCATATTTGCAATGGAGCGGGCAATGGATATCCGCTGTTGCTCACCACCGGAAAGTTCATCCGGCAACATTCTTACCTTATGCTTAAGGTTGACTAAATCAAGCACTTCCATAACACGTTCTTTAATTACAGACGGCTCAGTTTCAACCACTTCCATCGCATAAGCAATGTTTTCATACACTGTTTTGCTTTGAAGCAATTTGTAATCTTGGAAAACCACGCCTACGTTACGACGTAAATATGGAATTTCTCGATTTTTCATATTGATCAAATCAAATTTGTCTACGATGATTTTGCCTTTCGTTGCTCGTTCTTCTCTGTAAATCATTTTAATAAAGGTTGATTTACCAGCGCCACTAGGTCCCACAACATAAACAAATTCCCCTTCACCAATGTTAATATTTAATCCATTAGCGGCTGTTATACCATTGGGGTATTTCTTATACACATCTTCCATTAATATCATTTTATCACCTTACTATGCCTTTCTGCTGAGTTACATTTTAGGTAATGCATGGTAACCATGAAGATGTACTGTTTGTGGACACAAAATTAAACTCACAACATAAGCTTAATTATACCATGACAGTTTTTCATCTATAGGTTAATTACATTACATTTATATTTCAGGGTATGACAATATTTCCATTATTGTAATAGGAATTTCGCTTATAGCCACAATTTCCTTTTTTTAGTTGAATTTGTATTGACAAAAATAAAAAAGCACCGTCATCGGTCTTTTCCACTGCTAACATTGTAACTTGTTTTTACCCTAATTAACATTACAGGTAGATTAAAAATCATTACAGTTATCTTCACCGGAATAGACCAATTGTACTAAAACACCTTGAACACAACTAATACAGGAAAATTAATTGTCATCAAACTGTCAAAAAAAGCAGAAAAAACTACTACACTGAGGCAAAAAAGTCTCCATGTAGTAGTTTTTTTAAGATGTAAATCCTTCACCCATAACCTCGCTGGCGCTCATCACAACAACAAATGCTTCTGGATCAATTTCTTTGATAACTTCTTTTAATCTTGAAAATTCACTTTGGGCAATTACACATAATAAAATTTGTTTATCATCTTCTGTGTACCCGCCTTTAGCCGAAAGACGTGTGATTCCTCGATCAATTTTGAAAAGGATTGCCTGTCTAATTGCCTCTTGGTTTTCAGAAATTATAAATACGGTTTTAGATTGATTTAACCCTACTTGAACTAGGTCAATTGTTTTACTTGTAGCAAAAAGACCAATAAGCGCATAAAGCCCAGATTCAATATCAAATACAAACATCGCCGAAATGACGACAAAACCGTCAATTAAAGCTACACAAATCCCTAATGTTAAGTGGGAATATTTGTGTAAAATTTGAGCAGCCACATCGGTTCCACCAGTCGAAGCTTTACCACGAAATACTATGCCAAGTCCCATTCCAACTAGAACACCACCGAACAATGCAGCAACTAATGGCTCGTGCGTCCAAGGCTCTAAATCTTGCGTTAAATAAACAAAAAATGGTAATAACATTGTACCAACAAATGTTTTCAAACCAAATTGGTATCCTAAAAAGAATAATCCTGCTAAAAATAGCGGAATATTAAATGCCCACTGAATAAATGCTGGATTCCAACCTGTTAAATAGTTGATTATAGTACTGATTCCGCTCACGCCACCTGAAGCAACGTGATTGGGTAAAAGTAAGACATTGAAAGCTAGCGCAATTAACGCAGCGCCGATAATAACATATAAATACTCGATTAATTTTGCCATTGTTGGGGATAGAGGCGTTTTTTTTCGTTTATTTACCATCTTTTATCCAATCCTAGAACGTAAATACGCATTAATAAAATCGTCTAAGTCTCCATCCATTACCGCTTGAATATTACCAGTTTCGTGATTTGTGCGATGATCTTTTACCATGGAGTAAGGATGGAAAACATAGGAACGAATTTGGCTTCCCCAACCAATTTCTTTTTGTTCTCCACGAATTTCTGCTAGTTCGCGCTCTTTTTCTTCTTGTTCTTTTTGATATAGCTTTGTTTTTAACATTTTCATTGCTTGATCACGGTTTTTAAGTTGTGACCGTTCAGATTGACAAGTAACCACAATCCCTGATGGAATATGTGTCATCCGAACTGCAGAGTCTGTTGTATTAATATGTTGCCCACCAGCTCCTGTTGCACGGTACGTATCAATTTTCAAGTCATCTGGTCGTACTTCGATTTCAATGTCATCATCTAGTTCTGGCATCACATCTACTGAAACAAATGAAGTATGACGACGCCCTGATGAATCAAACGGTGAAATACGTACAAGACGATGAACGCCTTTTTCTGCTTTTAAATAACCATATGCGTTGTGTCCTTTAACCAGTAAAGTTACGCTTTTAATTCCAGCTTCATCTCCAGCTTGGTAATCAAGCATTTCTACTTTGAAGCCTTTTTTTTCAGACCAACGTTGATACATTCGGAGTAACATCGAACCCCAGTCTTGAGATTCCGTTCCACCGGCACCTGGATGCAACTCTAAAATCGCATTATTCTTATCATACGGATCACTTAACATTAATTTTAATTCGAACTCATTGATAGTCGCCATATAAGCAGTAATATCTTTTTCTAATTCCGCTTGTAGATCTTCGTCCGCCTCTTCTTTTAAAAGTTCTAGGCTGATCTCCATGCTTTCTTGTTCTTCTTCTAAGGCATGAAAAGCTTGGTAAGTTTCTTTATAACCATTGGATTCATTGATTACTTTCTGCGCAACTTGCTGATCGTTCCAAAAATTCGGGTCTAACATTTGATCTTCTAACTCAGCAATTCGTACTTCCATGCTGTCTAAGTCAAAGAGACCCCCTAAAGTCTTTGATTTGCTGTGCTGTTTTTTCTAATTCATTACGAATTTCTGCTAATTCCATTATTAATTCCACCTTTTTTGAATTTACTTAAAAACTTTCATAGCAAAAAGCGCCTGCAAGACGGCGCTTTTTTAATTGTTTCAATCTATGCTTCTTTACCATGACAATTTTTATATTTTTTACCGCTACCACATGGGCATGGATCATTACGTCCAATATGTTGGTCTTTACGAATCGGCTGGCGCTTCGCTTCTGGTTTACCTTCTGCCGGATTAACAGCCTCCCCTTTAGCCACTTGCTCACGTTCAAGGTTTTGGCGAATTTCGGCTTTCATAATGTAACGAGCAACATCTTCATCGATAGAGGATACCATCGCTTCAAACATCTCGAAACCTTCTGATTGGTATTCACGAAGCGGATCAATTTGACCATATGCACGAAGATGAATTCCATCACGAAGGTGGTCCATCGCATCGATATGATCCACCCATTTCGTATCAACAACGCGAAGTAAAACAACTTTTTCAAATTCGTTAAATTCTTCTGGAGGTAATAGTGTTTCTTTTTCATCATATGCTGCTTTGACTTTATCTAAAATCAGATTTTGAATATCTTCACTTGTACGGTTTTGTAAATCTTCTAAAGTAATTGCGCCTTCTGGAAGTAAATTGGCATCAACATAATCAATAATGCCTTGTAAGTTCCAATCTTCCTCAGGTTCTCGGCTAGAAGCATTGCTAGAAACGATGAAATTCACTGTACGTTGAATCATTTGATCAATGATTTCACGCAAGCTGTTTTCTGCATTAATTACTTCATAACGTTGCTTATAGATAACTTCCCTTTGTTGGCGAAGTACATCATCATACTGTAGTACTTGTTTACGTGAATCAAAGTTGTTTCCTTCAACGCGTCTTTGTGCTGATTCCACTGCACGGCTAACCATCTTACTTTGAATTGCATCTTCTGCCATACCAAAGCGTTCCATCATGCTCTTCATGTTATCTGAACCAAAACGGCGCATAAGTTCGTCTTCCATAGAAAGATAGAATTGGGTCACCCCTGGATCACCTTGACGTCCAGCACGACCACGCAACTGGTTATCAATACGACGTGACTCATGTCGCTCTGTACCTATTACAGCTAAACCGCCAACTTCAATTGTACCTTCACCAAGTTTAATATCAGTACCACGACCAGCCATATTGGTCGCGATTACTACCGCACCTTTTTCACCAGCATGTTTAATAATATCTGCTTCACGTTCATGTTGTTTGGCATTCAGTACTTCATGTTTAATGCCTTTGCGTTTTAATTTGCTAGAAATAAGCTCAGATGTTTCAATTGCAACAGTACCAACAAGAACCGGTTGTCCTTTGGCATTTCGTTCTGCAATATCTTCCACCACAGCATTAAATTTCGCTTCAATTGTTGTAAAAATCAAATCCGGACGGTCGTCACGAATAATGACTTTATTGGTGGGGATTTCAATAACACGCATATTATAAATATCACGGAATTCTTCTTCTTCTGTTTTTGCAGTACCAGTCATCCCAGCAAGTTTTTTGTACATCCGGAAATAGTTTTGGAATGTGATTGTAGCCATTGTTTTAGATTCATTTTGAATTGTTACGCCTTCTTTTGCTTCTAAAGCCTGATGCAAACCTTCACTAAAACGACGGCCTTTCATAATACGACCAGTAAATTGATCAACAATTAGAACTTCATCATCTTGCGCTACATAATCAACATCTAAACTCATTGTATAATTCGCTTTAAGAGCTTGAGCGATATGGTGCAAAATAACCGTATTTTCTAAATCAAATAGGTTGTCTACATCAAAGTAGTTTTCCCCTTTCGTCATACCTTCTTCGGTTAATTGTACAGATTTAGTTTTCACATCAACTGTGTAATCTTCCTCTTCTGTCAAAGTACGAGCAAATGTGTTAGCACGAACATAAAGTATAGTTGATTTTTCAGCTTCCCCTGAAATGATTAGTGGAGTTCTTGCTTCATCGACCAAAATGGAATCGACTTCATCAATAACTGCAAAAGCAAGTGGGCGTTGCACCATTTCTTCTTTGTAAACAACCATGTTATCACGTAAATAATCAAATCCTAATTCATTATTTGTACTATAAGTGATATCACATGCGTATGCTTCACGTTTCTCTGCACTAGATAGCGCATTTAAATTTAATCCAACAGAAAGTCCAAGAAAATTATACAAAACCCCCATTTCTTCTGCATCACGATGTGCCAAGTACTCATTGACAGTAACAACGTGCACACCTTCACCAGATAGCGCATTTAAGTAAACTGGTAGTGTTGCTGTTAACGTTTTACCTTCACCAGTTTTCATTTCAGCAATATTACCTTCATGAAGAACTATCCCACCCATTAACTGTACTTTAAATGGATATAGTCCAAGGGCACGTTTCGCTCCCTCTCTGGCTACAGCAAATGCTTCTACCAATAAATCATCTAGTGTTTCACCTTTTTTAACACGCTCTTTAAACTCTACTGTTTTTTCACGTAGAGCCTCATCAGAAAGTGCCGCTGTTTCGTCAGCCAAAGCAATGATTTCATCTGCTTTTCTTTCCAAATATTTAACATCTTTTTTTCCTGATTCAAAAATCTTTTTCAATAGTCCTGCCATTTAAATTCTCCTCTACTGTTTTCGCTGTCTTCGCGCAGTTTCATCTATGATAACTTTCAGGAATTATCTTATTTTAAATATACAAACTAATTCTATCACTTATTAGATAAAATATACAACTGGTTATCTCTTTTTAATCAATAAAAAATAAAAAATGCCATAAATTCTTCATCTTAATAAAAAAATGGAGGCCAAAAACTGGCCCCCACCCTTATTTGTAAAATTAATTTGTTTCAATTAAACCATATTTTCCATCTTTACGAGAATATACAATATTGGTGCCATTAGTTTCAGCATCTGTGTAAACGTAAAAACTATGTCCCAGTAAATTCATTTGTAATACAGCTTCTTCACTGTCCATCGGTTTTAATGAAAATTGTTTTGTTCTCACTATTTCAAGATCAAAGTCACCTTCATTGTCTTCTGGTGGTGTACTGCCGTTTACATCAGAATATGCAAAGTAATCTCTTTCTGCACCTTTATCACGGAATTTACGATTTACTTTTGTTTTATGTTTACGGATTTGTCTTTCGAGTTTATCGACAATTAAATCAATGCTTGCATATAAATCTCCACTTGTTTCTTCTGCACGTAGCACAAGATTTGGGAGCGGAATAGTCACTTCAACTTTCGCATTTTTATCGGAATATACTTTTAGATTAACATGTACGTTTGCATCTGGTGTTTCCGTAAAATAACGTTCTAGTTTATCAATTTTCTTTTCAACGTAATCTCTAATCGGTTCTGTTACTTCAATATTTTCACCACGAATGTTGTACTTAAGCATAGCGATTCCTCCTTTGAAATAAAACAAATAATGATAAAGAAGAGTATTCTTCTTACTCTTAGTCTACGTGAAAACGACGTGTTTTGCAACCATTTGCACAAAGAGCTAAGAAGCACTATTCCACTTATCTTTATTTAGTATTTTATTCCACTAATCGCGCTCTGGCAAACCTCTTTTAGTAGATAAATCTCGACTATCTAAATATTGTTACAGCTGTTACTTGTTTAACTCCTACTTTTTTTAACTCTTGGGCTGCTAAATTGAGTGTACTGCCCGTGGTATAGATGTCATCAAAAAGAATAACCTTCGTTTGTTGGTATCTACCTTCTTTTTGCAGATAAAAGACTTGTTCTCTCTCCAAGCGTTCTTTTTTTGTTTTCTTAGACTGCTTTTCTGAATGATTTCTATCCAAAAGTTCTTCGTATTTGATACCTGCTTGTTTTAACATTCCGGTTGTTTGGTTAAAACCACGTTCTAATTTGCGCTCTGCACTTACAGGAATGGGAACAATAATCGCATCATCTTGAACCAAAAGCCTTTTAAGTTCATTATGAAAGATGGCACCTATTACATAATCACCTTGAAACTTGTATCTTCTCATATAGGCTTTTGCAAAGTCATTGTAACGGTATAATGACTTATTGTTATCTAGAAAGGATGACTTATATTGGCAGTCTAGACATATTTTATTGACCGATTCTTTGCTACAGAGTTCGCACAGTGGTCCTTCTAGCGGTTCAAAATTAGCAAAACATTTACTACAACAAATTGGTTTTGTCTCGAACAACCATTTCATATGCCACCCAACATCCACTTTTAGAGGTTGCAAGCATAATAAACAATTATTCATCAAGCATCCCCTCCACTATGCCTAGTTGGTTCATTTTCTCGATATGTCTGATAGCTTGATTCATTGGAGATGTTTTTCCATAATGAAAGAAACAAACATCCCCCGTTGGATGCGTCATCTTTCTTCCAGCTCGTCCAGAAATTTGAACAAGTGCTGCTTCTGTAAAAACTCTCTCTTCACTTCCAAAAACTGCAACTTGAACATTTGTAAACGTAACACCTCGTTCCAAAATAGTCGTAGTTAACAACAGCTGGATTGCCCCTTCTCGTAACCACGCTACCTTTTCTTTTCGCTCCTCATCTGCTGAGTGAACCGTTACCGGCCTTTCAAAACCATACATCATTAAAATATCTGCAAATTTATTCATAGCTTCAATTTCTGGAAAGAAAATTAATGCTGGTTGTTTTTTTGATTCAGCTATTTTTATCCATTCAATAAGTTTAGGAGATATTTTTCCTTTATCCAATCTTTTCTTCCAAGGTCCTATCCAGCACATTCTTGGTACAGGAAGCTTTCTTCGGTGGTAGCGTGCTGGTATTTTCACGAAATGTCGTTTACCACTTACGCATTCTTGTTGCCACTTTTCTTCAGGAGTTGCTGTGATTACAATAGTCGTGCCCTCTTTTTTTCTTGCTTTATTTACCGCATATTCTAAAAACGGATCTTTGGCAAATGGAAATGCATCTACTTCATCGATAAAAATCACCTGAAATGCATTGTAAAAACGAATCAACTGATGGGTCGTTGCTAAAACAAACTGTTCGCCTTGATATTTATCTTCCGAGTCTCCGTATAGACAAACTATTTCCACATCAGGAAAAACAGCTCTTAACCGGGGGTGTAATTCTAAGCAAACATCCACTCTTGGAGAAGCCAGACATATCTTATAGCCTTTTTTTAAAGCCAAATCCATTCCTTCAAACAGCATTTCTGTTTTCCCTGATCCAGCAACTGCCCATAAGAGCATATCTTGCTTTTTTTCTAAAGTTGCTATAACGGCTTCAGATGCTTTCTTCTGGCCATTTGATAATGTTCCATTCCATACTAAAAAAGATTTTTGGCTTTCAGGCAGACACATCGTTCTTTGAAAGAATAGTTGCTGACAAGCATTCATTCGTCCCATAACAATACAATTCCGACAATAAAGACAGGCTTCTTGACCACAATTCGCACAACTCATCTTGCCGAACAATGCTGGATTAATATTTCCACACCGAAAACACTTATTTTCAGAAACGGCTGCCACTTCTTCTAAACCCTCTGTGCTTTCAAGTTCGCTTTCTTGGTATAATCTGCCTGGAAAAACATTCATTACCACTCACCT
The nucleotide sequence above comes from Listeria ivanovii subsp. londoniensis. Encoded proteins:
- a CDS encoding DEAD/DEAH box helicase codes for the protein MNVFPGRLYQESELESTEGLEEVAAVSENKCFRCGNINPALFGKMSCANCGQEACLYCRNCIVMGRMNACQQLFFQRTMCLPESQKSFLVWNGTLSNGQKKASEAVIATLEKKQDMLLWAVAGSGKTEMLFEGMDLALKKGYKICLASPRVDVCLELHPRLRAVFPDVEIVCLYGDSEDKYQGEQFVLATTHQLIRFYNAFQVIFIDEVDAFPFAKDPFLEYAVNKARKKEGTTIVITATPEEKWQQECVSGKRHFVKIPARYHRRKLPVPRMCWIGPWKKRLDKGKISPKLIEWIKIAESKKQPALIFFPEIEAMNKFADILMMYGFERPVTVHSADEERKEKVAWLREGAIQLLLTTTILERGVTFTNVQVAVFGSEERVFTEAALVQISGRAGRKMTHPTGDVCFFHYGKTSPMNQAIRHIEKMNQLGIVEGMLDE